Proteins from a genomic interval of Pseudomonas silesiensis:
- a CDS encoding DUF2790 domain-containing protein, whose translation MKTLISLFLTLVATSAMAAGNEPAATPYNPAQPLDIAQVVSVTDTATSCDVVPATMVYIDHQGQTHSVTYQVMGNCMSNL comes from the coding sequence ATGAAAACCCTGATCAGCCTGTTTCTGACCCTTGTCGCCACCTCGGCCATGGCCGCTGGCAACGAGCCAGCTGCCACCCCGTACAACCCGGCGCAGCCGCTGGACATCGCCCAAGTGGTTTCAGTGACCGACACCGCAACCTCATGCGACGTTGTGCCGGCGACCATGGTCTACATCGATCATCAAGGCCAGACCCATAGCGTGACGTATCAAGTGATGGGTAATTGCATGAGCAATCTGTGA
- a CDS encoding LysR family transcriptional regulator gives MDLLNNMRVFVRVVDCASFTAAADALDLSTAQVSRLVADLEQHVQARLLQRTTRRLSLTEAGERFLLRSRQILEEMEEATAEARGAHLKPSGRLRVHSMNGLGVLITPLIARYSELYPDVVFELTLSQRNPDPLEEGHDVVISIAHELADSQLVAQSIGQIYSVLCASPAYLQRRGVPHTPLALNEHQCLRMVDPLYSDEWVFQDEHGEQALSPAKTFQCNVAESMVKASEAGMGVSLIPFYTATRPLSDGTLLRLLPAWRPRQRTVYALYPSRRFLDAKVRTWVDFLKAELPRLFAEHEAVMDDPRHWA, from the coding sequence ATGGACCTGCTGAACAACATGCGGGTGTTCGTCCGCGTGGTGGACTGCGCAAGTTTTACCGCTGCCGCCGATGCGCTGGACCTGTCGACTGCGCAAGTGTCGCGACTGGTGGCGGATCTGGAGCAGCATGTTCAGGCTCGCTTGCTGCAACGCACTACGCGGCGGTTGAGCCTGACCGAGGCCGGTGAGCGCTTCCTGTTGCGCAGTCGACAAATACTCGAAGAAATGGAGGAGGCAACGGCAGAAGCCCGCGGTGCGCACCTCAAGCCGAGTGGGCGCCTGCGGGTGCACAGCATGAATGGCCTGGGCGTGCTGATCACGCCATTGATCGCCCGCTACAGCGAGCTTTATCCCGATGTAGTGTTCGAGTTGACCCTGTCGCAGCGCAATCCCGATCCGCTGGAGGAAGGGCACGATGTGGTGATTTCGATCGCCCACGAACTGGCCGATTCGCAATTGGTCGCCCAGTCCATCGGACAGATCTACAGCGTGCTCTGCGCCTCCCCGGCGTACCTGCAGCGGCGTGGTGTACCGCACACGCCGCTGGCGCTGAACGAGCATCAGTGCCTGCGCATGGTGGACCCCTTGTACAGCGATGAATGGGTATTCCAGGACGAGCATGGCGAACAGGCGCTCAGCCCGGCGAAAACCTTTCAGTGCAACGTCGCCGAATCGATGGTCAAGGCGTCGGAGGCCGGGATGGGGGTCAGCCTGATTCCGTTCTATACCGCGACTCGCCCCTTGAGCGATGGCACTTTGTTGCGCTTGCTGCCGGCCTGGCGCCCCCGCCAGCGCACGGTGTATGCGCTGTACCCGTCACGGCGCTTTCTCGATGCCAAGGTCCGGACCTGGGTGGACTTCCTCAAGGCCGAATTACCCAGGCTGTTCGCCGAGCACGAGGCGGTGATGGACGATCCACGGCATTGGGCCTGA